Part of the Triticum urartu cultivar G1812 chromosome 2, Tu2.1, whole genome shotgun sequence genome, cccgcccgcccgcccgcccgcccaCTGAGTTCGCGGAAAAGGTCGCCGTAGCTTTTCTTTCTTTCCCCCGTCGCGGCAACGGTTGTCCCGTGCTCTGCCGCCCAAaaccctccctccctccttcCCTGCCGATCACGGTTCCGCGGCTGGCTGCTGTCCCGATCTGTCCTAATCGGCGGAGCTGGTGGGCGACGTCAGGGTCTCGTCTCCTTTCTGTTTGCTGGTGGCGAGCGCCATTTATTACTCCCCAGGTCAATCCCGACTTGTTCTTGACACCTGCCGTGCTTGCCCCGTGACCACCACGCCTTTCGGCCGAGCCTTCAGTCGGTTTCCTCTTGATTCTTCCTGTTCCCCTCTATCCATCCAATGCGGCCGTGAGGAGCCTCAAAGCGGAGGGAGGGAGGAGCGCGCCAACTTGACCCGCCGGCGAGCTCGCCGTGTATGGTTTGACGTGTTTGGTGGTGCCCTGCTAGTGCGCCGCCGAGATGGGCTGCGTCGCGTCCAAGAAGGCCGTCGTCTCTGTCACTCCGGCGGTCGACTCGTCCGGCGTGTTCCGTGACCGCGCGCCGGAGCCCGCTGCCGTCTCCGCCTCTTCCCTGCGCAGCTCGGCTgctgcagcggcggcggcgaggttgGTGGAAAAGaaggacgacgaggaggagccggGGAAGGCTGTGGTCGCCGTGGCGGCCGCGTCCCGGAGCTTCCGGCTGCGGAACCTCCGGAGGAGCCTTGAGGGGGAGCAGGTGGCCGCCGGGTGGCCGTCCTGGcttagcgccgttgccggggaggccaTCCAAGGCTGGATCCCTCTCAAAGCCGACTCCTTTGAGAAGCTTGAGAAGGTACTGTGCCGCTTTCGCTTCAGCTCTCCTGCCAGATTCAGTTTAATAGGTCATTTTCCGTTGCAAGTTTTATTCATGCATGGGAATTCTTAGAAGGTAAACGGCTATTGGATTTGCTATTTGTGGATGGATTGGTAGGCATCTTTATGGAATCTTATATTATGTGTTACAGTTAGTATAGTACTGTACTGCTTTGCTGGGTGATGTATTAAGACATGAAGAATAAACTAGTACTAGGATTGTGTTGTGGTGATAATGATCAGAAGGGAGGTAACACGGGGGATTTGGTGTCTCCTACTGTCAGCTATGACAAGTTTTAGTTGTCTTTTGCTGGTGGGAAATTACACTTTCTAGTTTCTACCATTTAGTCTATGGGGTCATTGTCAAGCTGGTAACAAGGCAGTCACTGACTACTGATTTGGTGCTAGTGTATATTTGCAGCAATCAGGATGAAGCTGTGGGTTACATGATGAAATTGTCTTTTTGTGGTTTTGTTGTTGTTGTGATGTACAGTTTCTAATCGGCGCTTTTTTTCTCCAATTACACACATCTGTGCAGGTTGGGCAAGGCACATACAGCAGTGTATTTAGGGCGCGGGATCTTGACACTGGAAAGATTGTCGCACTGAAGAAGGTGCGATTCGACAATTTTGAGCCCGAGAGTGTTAGATTCATGGCGAGGGAGATACAGATATTGAGAAGGCTTGATCATCCAAATGTCATGAAGCTGGAAGGCTTGATTACTTCTCGGTTATCATGCAGCCTTTATCTAGTGTTTGAATACATGGAGCATGATCTTGCTGGACTTTGTTCCTCCCCTGACATCAAGTTCACTGAAGCACAGGTTTGTCCATTTTGAAGAAGTGTATTTGTATCGCTCCTTCGGTACAACTTTGACATTACACTGTGTTGACCTGGCATTTTTTCCTTGATTCTTATTGCAGGTTAAGTGCTACATGAACCAGTTACTGTCAGGACTTGAGCATTGTCATTCACGCCGCATTGTTCACCGTGACATCAAGGGTGCCAATCTCCTTGTGAATAACGAAGGAGTTCTAAAAATAGCTGATTTTGGTCTTGCTAATTACTTTGACACAAGTAAAAACCATCCTCTGACCAGCCGGGTTGTTACATTGTGGTACCGACCACCTGAACTATTGCTAGGGTCAACTCACTATGATTCAGCTGTTGATTTGTGGAGTGTTGGGTGCGTATTTGCCGAGTTGTTTCGTGGAAGACCTATCTTACAGGGAAGAACTGAGGTAATTTAGTTTGCTTGCACTAACCAGTACAGCTCATTGTTTATATCCTCCTTAGTCCTAAGGATAGGTTGATATCTGAGGTTCCTTGTTCTCCTATACTTGTATGTATGAATTGTCTAGTTTACCAGGTGTGGGCTCTTTGGGGATCTGTCAAAGCCTTATTCGAGCAACATGGTCATGCTGAGTATTGagtaattaagtactaagataaaAAAGTAAATGTAGGCTTTTTGACTAATTTACATCAACATGGTCATGCTGAGTATTGagtaattaagtactaagataaaAAAAAAGTAAATGTAGGCTTTTTGACTAATTTACATCAGTAATATGGTGGGAAATTGATATGTACATTGTCGTACTGCTGATGTTATTAAATGCTATAATATGAATAATTGTGGTTGTGATGTCAATGAGCTTTCACTGTTACCACATCTAGTTTTCTGCTTTAGTTATGCCCTCTATAACATAGTTATCCCAGACATTACATGTTCCAACCTGTCCCCATTATAGCTTGCTGACTCTCAAGGTATTGTGTTCTATGTGTCAATGGCGTAAAATCTCTTTCATGTTTCAGGTAGAACAATTGCATAAGATCTTTAAGTTATGTGGCTCCCCCGCTGATGACTATTGGAAGAAGTCAAGGTTGCCTCATGCAACAATATTTAAACCTCACTGTCCTTATCTAAGTACCCTTCGAGATGTTTTTAAAGAGGTGCCGGAACATGCATTCAGTTTACTAGAAACTCTTCTGTCGGTGGAGCCATACAAGCGTGGTACTGCATCATGCGCCCTTACATCCGAGGTAAGATCCCATCATGCGATATCACATATTTGTATGTATAATGATGAACGATTGGAAACCATAGTATGTATTGAATTTTTTAATTGCACCTGCCAGTTTGTGCTACATCGAGTTCACCACTAATTCTAACCTATGTTTTCCTTCTCTGTATGCGTCAATATGGGATATTTTTTTTTTGCTCATACAGTTAAGAAGCAGCAGTTCTAACATTATTTCTGGATCATTGTGAATATCTAATTGTGATCGCATATGTTGATTTTTCACTGATTGTTCATGCAACAATGTTTACTATTATTTTTGGTGTGACTATAGCTTGCATCTTCCATATATGTAGAATGGTGTTATCATGGCTATGAAATGCTTAGGTGTAGTCTGAGGAAAGTATTCTTTTTCATCACTTAATAGTGCTGGTGTCCATGCATCCACAGTTTCCTGACAGCAGATACCCAATGCTGGAACGGGATGATGATTGCATGTTTGTCCAGTGGCATCATGTCCGAAATTGACTTCCTTCCCATGCAGTTATACTGCCACTTTGTTTACAATGCATTAATCTTTTGCATATAACTTGTGTACTGTAGTACTTTGATTTCTAGTATCCTTGTTGCGAATTAATCTTATTTATATCTGTTGTAAAATTGTTAGACTGGCTTGTCGAATCAAACTAGTAAAAGAACACCTTATTATTAATTTAATATCTTGTGTTTTCTTTTGCTGGAACAGTTTTTCAAGACAAAACCTTATGCATGCGAACCTATAAGCTTGCCTCAGTATGCACCCAACAAGGAGATGGATGCGAAGTTACGAGAAGAGTTACACAGGTGGGCTTTGTTTAAATTTGGAATCATTTGTTCCAGAAAATAAGTTAAAACTTATTTATCTCTTAAGTCAAGTACTCTATTATTGCTTCTAAAGGGTATGCTTCATAAGTATCAAAGGACCATCCAGCACTACAACATTTTTCTTTCCGGAAGTCGAACAAAAAAATTCGAACACTGCCAGAATCTATAACAACTAACAATCCTATTTCCTTTTTGTTACTTTTCAGAAGAAAGGCCAGTAGCAGAGGGCATGGGCCAGAAGCATCAAAGAAGTCATCAAGGCTAAACAGAGCAGCAAGAGAACAAAGTGCAGTCAACAGGCAAACCGAAAACAAAGAGGTATTCTTTTTTTATACATGACAGGATGCATTCACTAATATCAGCAGTTGCTCTATTCTTTTGATGATGACACCACTCGTTAAAGCTCTTATGTCCTTTCTATCTTCAGGAGTCCAAAACCAAACCAAAGGTAACCAAGGATGGTGCAATGCAGGTTCATACGAAGGTTAATGGTGATGCTAGGCTATTCACAGACACACAACTGGTTCCCGGGGCCCAAGTTAAAGAAAGGGCTCGTCATGCTAAGAATGATTCATGGGAGGAAATCCCTTTCTCCGGGCCCTTGATTGTTTCGTCATCCAGTGGCTTTGCATGGGCCAAAAAACCGGAGGGTCGTTCTTTTACCAGATCACGGAACAGATCTAGTTCAAGAGGCGAATTCACTGACGTAGATTGGGACAACAAGCCACAAGCTAAAGAGAACATTGGATTGGAGGAACAACATAGCAGAGACGTGCATGTAGCACGTGTCAACTCCAAGGTCCAAGAGCCTCAGGAGGTCGCAAAGCGTGCAGTTCTGAAGAAGTGGTCACAGTTAGAGCGTCCAGATTCATTTGATTCTCGCGACACTTACCACTCTCAGAATTTTTCGAATGCAATATATCTTGGGGATGCTCTCTCATCGAAAAATAGCATGAAGGTGAGGCATTGATTTATTTGATAGTTTCTGTTTCTTTCATATTAAGGAAGATGCAAGTAATGTGTGCTATTTGAAACTTCAGGATGACCACTATCAAGGAGGAGAAAGGGTTGAATATTCAGGCCCTTTATTGTCCCAGTCCCACAAGGTTGATGAACTATTAGAGAAACATGAGCGTCACATTCGGCAAGTGGTCCGAAAATCGTGGTTCAGGAGAGGTATGTGGTTTCATAAATCAATGGATACTTGTTACCTAATTTTGTCTAACCTACTCAAATACTCTGTTTTTGTTCTTTCTCTGTATGGAGATCTCGTAATTGTGGGTTAGACATTTACCGAAGCGTCAATAAAATTATACCACAATCTATACACTTCAAGTAGTTTTTTGTATTCGGATTTCAAGTACTAATTCGTTTATCTAACTGTTTTAGTTCTTCTTGTCGCTTTACTAACCTGAAAGAAACACTTGAGTATTCTGCTGAACCTGATACCCAGCATGCTGCTATAACAGACACTTAAGTGTTTTGCTGAACCTGATACCTCATAACATGTGTTGCTGGCAAACCAATCACTAGCTGGTGTGGATAGAATATTTGGCTATATTTTAATTGGGAAATATTTTCAGGAATCTAGTCAGTATAGGAAATGCATGCTAATCCGAAGGTTTTGAAATGATTTTTTTTATGTTCATACGACCACTACCTGTAGTTGTATTGTGCAAACTCACAGCGCTGTAATAAGCGAATAAATTGGGTAGGGAGGAGTGCGGTACCCTTCAACTGTTATGGTTTCTATTTTCCATTGCATCTGCTTCTTGATCTGATAATATTGTACTATGACTTTGAGTCAAATATTGTACTATGACTTTGCATCTGATGACTGCCTGGTGTTATTACATTGGCAACAGGAATAAAGTGAGGGGAAAAGCATGACCATTTTTTCCATCACAGAAGCTGCACGCAAGGCACGGGTACATAGCGAAGGGGCTTGTCGTCTGAATCAggaacttgcatgacatgtttcATCTTGGCTGCGTTTGTCCATAACACGACATCGTTGACTCGAAGACCACCACTGCTGGGAACATTATGATTCCCGGGCTCACGGCAAAATCAAGCATAACTGCATCCACCGGAGGATAACTCCGGCATGTACTTAGAAGACTGAAAACGGCTATGCCATTTcaattttcttcttcttttccactGTTTTTGTGCTTAGGAATAACAGCTGACGAATGCGGTGAAATTCGGGGTTTGCGTTGAGTTGAACCAGTCAGCCATTTGTGTAGCTGAATCAATAACCACCACGCGATGGCGCAATGATGATTCTTGTATAGCTACTAGGTAGCCTTTGCAAAGGGTAACTAAAAATTGAAGCACCTCTCTCACTCACTTGCGATGATGGATAATTCTGATCTGGTTTAGCACTTTCCTGGGTACTGCAAGCCTGGACTATGGTGTTGGTATCTGAAGAGAAACTTGGAACTctggtgctggtgcagcaaccaaGGTGGTGCCGTGGAAGGAGGGCGCCCCTAATCACCATCGCCGGCTCTCTTCCCTTTTGCTCTCGTTGGAACAAGCCTCGCTCCCCTCTTTCCCTCCTTTTCTTCTTCTACCCTTTCCACATGCAACCAAACAAATGGAAATCGAAGTTCACAGATTAGTTGAAGCTTTGAATATGCCAAACTTTCAACCAAAAGATTTAGATGCTTTCTACTAGATCAACACTAACTTTTGACCAAAGTCGTAACAATATTTGACAAATTAAATTTCAAATGGAAGAAATCAGCTTCCAACCCCAACGGTAACAACttccaactttggttttaccatgaAAAAATATATTTGGGCTGCCTCTGTTGCCtttttttaacacggtacagatgCAGACGCTCATGCATACACGCATATACTCATCCCAATGAACGCAATCATGCACatcctacccctatgagcacctctcCATCAGACTGTCATCTTGAGATTGATGAAGTCGCCACATACGCCTTCGTTTCGACGGGAGCGTCTCCTTCCATTGAACGCACATCACTGAAAGGCCTGCAATAAATCCAAAAAAATGCGAACACCAACATCAAGTCTAGAACTTGAACCCTGATGGGATGGGGATACCACAGTCCTCCTAGCCATCCAACCACGGGTTGGTTTACCATTGCCTTTGTTGTTGTTGATGGTGTGGGATTATGTGTATGTTGAAGGCAGTGGCCCCTTATACGACGCGGTATGATGCTCTGGATACCTTTTTCACGACTGGAATTGTAACGTTCCATGAGCTCGTCAAAGAGAACAGACGAGAGGGGTGGGCGGTGAGCACAAGGCGTGTGAGAAGAGTGCAAAAGGAGAGAAAAATAAAGAGTTGCAGTGATATTCTGGTGAGCGCATCATAATCAAATGATGGTAGTGATGGTTGGTGCACAAGAAGAATAGAAGTGGGCATGTAAGAAATGGTGCTAATCTTTTTTTGGGAATATAAATGATGCTAATCGTAAAATGTAAATACATGCTTTTTTTAGAATCAATGCCCTTTATTTAATAGTCAAGGCGACTGGAATGCCAACAACAATGGGTGAAAAAAGCCACACAGGAAAGTAACCTTCTCAACCCATTGACAAAAGTTCTAAGATCTTGCAAAATTTCATCATGAAACCACATTTGTGGAAGTTGTGGCAAAAAAATAATCAATGTTTCGAAATGCTTTCGAAAATAGCATTTTCAGACTAttgattttgtttttttgccaTGACTTTCACAAATGTGATTTCATGACAAATCTCTGCAAGTTCTTATAACTTTTGTCAGTTTTTGTCACACAAAAAAATCAGATTTTTTGAATTGTTTTTTCTTTTTACTGTTCACGAGAGCTCATTTGAGCTCGGGCTGAGAAACTCCGCATCCCACACGACAGCCAATCTACAGGATATATGTAGCAAGATTACGTGCCTCTACACTTTAGAGGCTCTACTCATGAATAAAATCTACAACATTTAACTACACTAGTAAGcatgcacgtgcaacgcacgacTGATTTGCATGTTTTTTTATATCCTAATTGAGCTTCTTGACGCCAGCGTTTTCAAGCATGGAGCGACATTTATTTTTCCTAGCTGCATCTGATACCATGCAGGATGGACACCACAAAAATCAAACCAAAAAAAGCAACATAGAAAGAAGTCTTACAAGGATACAAACCCATAATTCACAAGATGGCCAAGACAGCCAGAGCCGAGGTGTAAGGTGGATGTGCTTCTTCGGCCGCCTTCATTAACCCAGTCGCACTCATTTGCTAAATAAACTTGGCTGCACTGAATGATACAAATACATGGACTAAAGGGGCTAGTCTAATTAATTAGTATGGACAAACCCAAGCAGATGTAACATAGTTATATCCAGACGCTGGGCAGTGATGCTTATTGTAGATCTTTTATATGATGACATGTTTCCTAAAAAAAACATGAATGAACATACTTCCATTTATCATAATGATTGTTCAGATTAGCAACCCCAAAGCCTTTACAAATCTTCATAATGCTCAGCTCCACTAAAATAAGTTGATGCATGAGAAACAACGTTGACTAATTCTTTATGGAAACAGCTGACTAACAAAAAAAAAGTTTTGAAGATAAAAATGTTCACAACCTGATGCTCCTCCCTCTCAGAGCCGACAGCAATAAAGCAAATTAGTTTTTACACACAGCTTGTTAATGCCTCATTAGACGCCAATACTACATCAGGCTTAGAGCTGCTATACCTTCTATCTTCAACAAGTCAAAACTTACTGCATGAGAGAAAATATAACTTAGATTTTTCAAAAGTATAGATAATGTTGGCAAGAGCAGATAGGAAATAATCACCTGGGTGAGTCTGCTCATAGCTTAAGATGGTATGGGCATTAATTAATGACAATCTAAATATTCGATAGCAGTGAAAGAGGAGGTACAAAATAAATTAAGATGCTCCCCGCAAAAAAATTACATTAAGATGCGGTCAATGAGCTGATACCTGCGTTTTAAAAAACGCTAATATTCTTGGGCTGCTGTACTCTTTATTGATGGTGCCCAAAAGAACAAGGTAATACAAAAATCACAGTAGAGATGTACGTTGCTCTCTGCCTAAGCCTGCTAGGGACGATGTATGCAACATATTTCATATAGGGAAGTGGAAAACGGTAGAAAACACTCACGTACATATTGAACAAAAAGATGTTGCCtattcccgcaaaaaaaaatGTTGCCTAGATAGAATGTTTTGCATGGCAAATCCAATATGTAAACTGCAAGCAAACAATGAAATGAGTTTGATAATAATATCAAATTTGTATCCAGTCACCAAATGTACAAAAAAAAATCAAACGCTTCTGGACAATGGTCATCGTTCAACTGAGTCTCGTACTGCGTGGCCGCTCGCCTCGGAAAGAAGATTAGCAGCAAGAAAGGACCGATGGTGCAAATATGTCACTGTGTGAGAGAGAAAAATATTAGAGAGAGACAGAAAAAATGTACCTAGAGGTTGCATTCGTATTCGACTGGTTTTGGGGTGGATTATTGCTACGCGTGTTCCAGAACATGAATGGTTGCCCCGTCCCTTCTCCGTTGGATGCATGCAGCTGATCACCAGCACTAACAGACGATTGACGACGGAGGCCGCCCGCCAGCGAGGGAAGGAGCACCTACCCACAAACAGCAGGAACGGAACAGCAGAATCGACAGCCAACGACATCGATACATCGGAGGAGAACCGTGACCTAGGATAGGAGACAGCGAGCAAGGGCAGAGAAAGGTAGACTTGAAGGCCTGGAGGGCCAGAGCGAAAATGCTCCACTTACGGACTCAATCTATGCCCAGAGTCCTACGGACGGACGTGCTGCCTCCTAATTCACCCCTCCCCCCCTGATTTGCAGGGTGGGGCCTCCTTCCCCCAAATTAGGTGAGGCCAGCTCTGCCTGTAGGTCTTCTTCCGTGCAAAAATGCCCGTAGCTGTAGGATTGCTCGGGCCAGAGAGTCGCGCGGGTAGGAGATGCAGCGGGCGGAGCAGCACAAGGGACAGCGGCGGCGGTGAAACCCTATCGCTCGTGCGCTTAGAGGAGTCATTTTCCTCGAACAGTGACGTGAACAGTAGATCCGTGATTTTTGCACAACGTAACGTAAATAGCAGGCCCGTAATTTTAGCACTCTCCAGTCAGGTTTATTAGTCTGTTCGTGATCCTGAGATAATCCGGGAATACAAACCGTCCGCGTAATTAATCAGCCCTTAATCACATGCATCCGCCTCGCTCTTTCCTAGTATGTGCCCCATGCATTCATTATATCTTCTCTCCATCCAATCTTTCCTCTCTTTTTTTGCGTGGTACGTAATCATCCCTTTTAATTCGTCATTAATACTTAAGCAGACCGAACCAATCCATGATAACGCCGCTGCATGTAGGCCACAAATCACGTGAATCAATTTATTCCTTTATTTTCTGGTCGCGCGATATATGGCAGGGTTGCGGACGCAGTGGTTTTCAGCCTGGTGGAGTACGGCCAGCCTAGGTAAATTGTTAAGCGTACATCAGATCGCGATTAGATTAATGATGCCTGTTAGATTGAGTCATCTGGGCTTAATCCTGTGGTGGTAATGTGTCCATAGACATTTGCTTGGGTGCGCGTAGAAAAGATAATGTTTGATTGtttatctctactcctaatgtctcagttggtaggtcgcgttccgggttttattttcgtcccacctcaTCCGGTCTTTTTTGGTACTTCTTTGGTACTTCCTCCCACCTCCCGCTCAGCCGAGACGGTTTATTTTCGCTGGTTTATTTTCGTCATCCTCCCACCTCCGTTTTTTTTTCGTCCCTGGGATCGATCCCTCGTGCCCTCGATGCGCTCGATGCGCTTGCCCGCACGAACGTGGCTCCGTCCCTCCCCGCATCCAGCCTCCTAGCTACCCCTCGTCTCCCCGCCTCCAGCCACACCCGCCGCCGCACCCTAATCCCCGATCTGGCTCTCCACCTCACGACGACGCCGTTGCcctctccgtcctcctccacAAGACATCACCATCGCCGCCCCTCCTCTGTGATTCGGCCATGGCCACCACCGACGCCCTCCTCTCCATCGCTGCCGCCAACCCTCAACCTCCATCGATCTCCTCCTAGATCGACAAAGGGAGACCTCCACCGTCACCGTTCTTCTTCCTCCCCGACCTCCCGTCGTCGTTCTCCACGGATCTGGCCGTGGCCACAACCGATGCTGTCGGTTCCATGGAGGAGCTCACCCCGGCCTTCTCCACGGATCTGGTTGATCTGaaggcgggcggcgaggcggggctCACCGAGCGAGGTATCCAGGCGGGGGTCGTCGGTGACGACGATGAAGGCCGGATCGAGGGATCCAGCGACCTAGACAGGAGCTCCCCGGACCTGAGCGACGGCGGACGGGCGCGTGAGACGGAGTGATCTGGTGTGGCGGCGTGAATTCCTTGCAGGTAGAGGCGGGTCTCCATGGCTGGCAAGGAGAGCTCCAAACCATGGCGGGGCTTTAGTTTTCCCTGTtagaaaagagagaaagaggaagattcagggaggaggagaggttgtgacgcccccgatttaatcgtacactaatcatacacgcaaacgtgtacgatcaagatcagggactcacgggaagttatcacaacacaactctacaaataaaataagtcatacaagcatcatattacaagccaggggcctcgagggctcgaatacaagagctcgatcatagacgagtcagcggaagcaacaatatctgagtacagacataagttaaacaagtttgccttaagaaggctagcacaaactgggatacagttcgaaagaggcgcaggcctcctgcctgggatcctcctaactactcctggtcgtcgtcagcgggcatcacgtagtagtaggcacctccggtgtagtaggggtcgtcgtcgacggtggcgtctggctcctgggctccaacatctggttgcgacaaccaggaagaagggatagagggaaaggaggagaaagcaaccgtgagtactcatccaaagtactcgcaagcaagaagctacactacatatgcatgggtaaatgtgtaaagggccatatcggtggactgaactgcagaaagccagaataagagggggatagctaatcctttcgaagactacgcctctggcagcctccgtcttgcagcatgtagaagggagtagactgaagtcctccaagtatcatcgcatagcaataatcctacccggcgatcccctcctcgtatccctgagagagagcgaccaccggttgtatctggcacttggaagggtgtgttttattaagtatccagttctagttgtcataaggtcaaggtacaactccaaatcgtcctgttaccgaagatcacggctattcgaatagattaacttccctgcaggggtgcaccacataccccaacacgctcgatcccatttggccggacacactttcctgggtcatgcccggcctcggaagatcaacacgtcgcagccccacctagaccaacagagaggtcagcacgccggtctaaacctaagcgcacaggagtctgggcccatcgctcttagcacacctgcacgttgcgtacgcggccggaagcagaactagcccccttaatacaagagcaggcttacgttccaatccggcgcgcgccactcagtcgctgacgtcacgaaggcttcggctgataccacgacgccgggatacccataactactcccgcgtagatggttagtgcgtatagaccaaatggccaaactcagatcaaatacccagatctcgttaagcgtgtta contains:
- the LOC125536387 gene encoding protein IMPAIRED IN BABA-INDUCED STERILITY 1-like encodes the protein MGCVASKKAVVSVTPAVDSSGVFRDRAPEPAAVSASSLRSSAAAAAAARLVEKKDDEEEPGKAVVAVAAASRSFRLRNLRRSLEGEQVAAGWPSWLSAVAGEAIQGWIPLKADSFEKLEKVGQGTYSSVFRARDLDTGKIVALKKVRFDNFEPESVRFMAREIQILRRLDHPNVMKLEGLITSRLSCSLYLVFEYMEHDLAGLCSSPDIKFTEAQVKCYMNQLLSGLEHCHSRRIVHRDIKGANLLVNNEGVLKIADFGLANYFDTSKNHPLTSRVVTLWYRPPELLLGSTHYDSAVDLWSVGCVFAELFRGRPILQGRTEVEQLHKIFKLCGSPADDYWKKSRLPHATIFKPHCPYLSTLRDVFKEVPEHAFSLLETLLSVEPYKRGTASCALTSEFFKTKPYACEPISLPQYAPNKEMDAKLREELHRRKASSRGHGPEASKKSSRLNRAAREQSAVNRQTENKEESKTKPKVTKDGAMQVHTKVNGDARLFTDTQLVPGAQVKERARHAKNDSWEEIPFSGPLIVSSSSGFAWAKKPEGRSFTRSRNRSSSRGEFTDVDWDNKPQAKENIGLEEQHSRDVHVARVNSKVQEPQEVAKRAVLKKWSQLERPDSFDSRDTYHSQNFSNAIYLGDALSSKNSMKDDHYQGGERVEYSGPLLSQSHKVDELLEKHERHIRQVVRKSWFRRGIK